One Rissa tridactyla isolate bRisTri1 chromosome 1, bRisTri1.patW.cur.20221130, whole genome shotgun sequence DNA segment encodes these proteins:
- the GABARAPL1 gene encoding gamma-aminobutyric acid receptor-associated protein-like 1 → MKFQYKEDHPFEYRKKEGEKIRKKYPDRVPVIVEKAPKARVPDLDKRKYLVPSDLTVGQFYFLIRKRIHLRPEDALFFFVNNTIPPTSATMGQLYEDNHEEDYFLYVAYSDESVYGK, encoded by the exons ATGAAGTTCCAGTACAAGGAAGACCACCCGTTCGAgtacaggaaaaaagaaggggagaaaatcaggaagaaatatcCCGACAGAGTCCCT GTAATTGTGGAAAAAGCACCAAAAGCCAGAGTACCTGACCTAGACAAAAGGAAGTATCTTGTGCCTTCTGATCTCACAG TTGGCCAATTCTACTTCTTAATCCGAAAGCGGATCCACCTGAGGCCAGAGGATGCCCTGTTCTTCTTTGTCAATAATACCATCCCTCCCACCAGTGCTACCAtgggccagctgtatgag GATAACCACGAGGAGGACTATTTTCTCTATGTGGCCTACAGCGATGAGAGCGTCTATGGCAAGTGA